A region from the Mycobacterium heidelbergense genome encodes:
- a CDS encoding SDR family NAD(P)-dependent oxidoreductase, translating to MNRDPLRLDGRIVVVSGAAGGGIGTAVTRMAAEAGATVVAVSRGQDNLDRHLGPLLAEGLPIVPVAADAATDAGVAATLEAVRRTAGELHGLVNVAGGADPSTWMPSARVTRGDWRELFTRNLETMFFMSQAVAAELTRRNRPGSIVSISSISGMNTAPFHIAYGTAKAAIVAVTRTLALELARHGIRVNAVAPGVTKTPASGTYVDDDPERDRRAIAMGRRGRPEEVAGAIVFLLSDLSSYLTGQTLLVDGGLNLKWGHLGADNTSLFLKDEAFRAAITRWEEP from the coding sequence ATGAACCGGGACCCTCTCAGGCTGGACGGGCGCATTGTCGTGGTCTCCGGCGCCGCGGGCGGCGGCATCGGCACGGCCGTCACGCGAATGGCGGCCGAGGCGGGGGCGACCGTGGTCGCGGTGAGCCGCGGCCAGGACAACCTCGACCGGCACCTCGGGCCCCTGCTGGCCGAGGGTCTCCCGATCGTGCCCGTCGCCGCCGACGCCGCCACCGATGCGGGCGTGGCCGCGACCCTCGAGGCGGTGCGGCGCACCGCGGGGGAACTGCACGGCCTCGTCAACGTCGCGGGCGGCGCGGATCCGTCGACGTGGATGCCGTCGGCGCGGGTGACCCGCGGCGACTGGCGCGAGCTGTTCACCCGCAACCTGGAGACGATGTTCTTCATGAGCCAGGCGGTGGCCGCGGAACTGACGCGGCGCAACCGTCCGGGCTCGATCGTCTCGATCTCGTCGATCAGCGGGATGAACACCGCGCCCTTCCACATCGCCTACGGCACGGCCAAAGCCGCCATCGTGGCGGTCACCCGCACCCTGGCGCTCGAGCTGGCCCGGCACGGCATCCGGGTCAACGCCGTGGCCCCCGGCGTCACCAAGACACCGGCGTCGGGCACCTATGTCGACGACGACCCCGAGCGCGACCGTCGAGCCATCGCGATGGGACGGCGCGGCCGCCCGGAGGAGGTGGCCGGCGCCATTGTGTTTCTGCTGTCGGACCTTTCGAGCTACCTCACCGGACAGACGTTGCTGGTGGACGGCGGCCTGAACCTCAAATGGGGGCACCTGGGTGCCGACAACACCTCCCTGTTCCTCAAGGACGAGGCCTTCCGCGCGGCCATCACGCGCTGGGAAGAGCCGTGA
- a CDS encoding aromatic ring-hydroxylating oxygenase subunit alpha: protein MTDSGNNGARAAEGDVALTGPVAIPVEAYVSEDYARAERDRLWRKVWQQAGRVEDLPRVGSYLTYDILDDSVIVVRTGPDSFKAHHNVCMHRGRRLVDVPEGAKSACGQRKSFVCGFHGWTYDRDGTCIHAPEKDDWRGALTPENTHLATVSVDTWGGWVWINMDPACEPLRDYLEPAATMLDPFRLQDMRCKWRKWLHFSCNWKVAMEAFNETYHVATTHPQFNKFGNFRGWAMAHGKHSNIGYDAPPDLEETQSKIRLGTGDDPRVSTAEMQTYTLEETNATTTQTLVNAARRLVDELPEDAPAGRVLEHWLSSARRDDAARGVIWPTIDPEHLAKSGTAWQIFPNFQIGQGLTTALCYAARPHGYDPDMCIFEAACYELYPKGEEPHTEWVHAPPDDPGWRSVLPQDFSNMAAVQQGMKSLGFSGPRPNPYMERATANLHSNLARYMGTGAPRPLATEIKR, encoded by the coding sequence ATGACCGACAGCGGCAATAACGGCGCGCGCGCCGCCGAAGGCGACGTTGCGCTGACCGGGCCGGTCGCCATCCCGGTGGAAGCGTATGTCTCCGAGGACTACGCCCGCGCCGAGCGCGACAGGTTGTGGCGCAAGGTCTGGCAGCAAGCCGGCCGCGTCGAGGATCTTCCCAGGGTGGGCAGCTACCTCACCTACGACATCCTCGACGATTCCGTCATCGTGGTGCGGACGGGTCCGGACAGTTTCAAGGCTCACCACAACGTGTGCATGCACCGTGGCCGTCGCCTGGTGGACGTCCCGGAGGGCGCCAAAAGCGCTTGCGGCCAGCGGAAGTCGTTCGTGTGCGGCTTTCACGGCTGGACCTACGACCGGGACGGCACCTGCATCCACGCGCCCGAGAAGGACGACTGGCGGGGCGCCCTGACACCGGAGAACACCCATCTGGCGACGGTCAGCGTCGACACCTGGGGCGGCTGGGTCTGGATCAACATGGACCCGGCGTGTGAGCCGTTGCGCGACTACCTCGAGCCCGCCGCCACCATGCTCGATCCGTTCCGCCTACAGGACATGCGCTGCAAATGGCGCAAGTGGCTGCACTTCTCGTGCAATTGGAAGGTCGCCATGGAGGCGTTCAACGAGACCTACCACGTCGCCACCACGCACCCGCAGTTCAACAAGTTCGGCAACTTCCGCGGCTGGGCCATGGCACACGGCAAGCACAGCAACATCGGTTACGACGCGCCCCCGGATCTCGAAGAGACGCAATCGAAGATCCGGCTCGGCACCGGGGACGACCCGCGCGTCTCGACGGCCGAGATGCAGACCTACACGTTGGAGGAAACCAACGCCACCACCACGCAGACGCTGGTGAACGCGGCGCGGCGGCTGGTCGACGAGCTACCCGAGGACGCGCCGGCCGGCCGGGTGCTCGAGCACTGGCTGTCCTCGGCGCGGCGCGACGACGCCGCGCGCGGCGTGATCTGGCCGACCATCGACCCCGAGCATCTGGCGAAGAGCGGCACGGCATGGCAGATCTTTCCGAACTTCCAGATCGGCCAGGGCCTGACCACCGCGCTGTGCTACGCCGCGCGGCCCCACGGCTACGACCCCGACATGTGCATCTTCGAGGCCGCGTGCTATGAGCTGTATCCCAAAGGCGAAGAGCCGCACACCGAATGGGTGCACGCGCCGCCGGACGACCCGGGCTGGCGCAGCGTGCTGCCGCAGGACTTTTCCAACATGGCCGCCGTCCAGCAGGGCATGAAGTCGCTGGGCTTCTCCGGTCCTCGGCCCAACCCCTACATGGAGCGCGCCACCGCAAACCTGCACAGCAACCTCGCCAGGTACATGGGGACCGGGGCGCCTCGACCATTAGCAACGGAGATAAAGCGATGA